Proteins co-encoded in one Rattus rattus isolate New Zealand chromosome 5, Rrattus_CSIRO_v1, whole genome shotgun sequence genomic window:
- the LOC116900158 gene encoding elongin-B-like — MDVFLIIQHKKTTIFAEGKELSMVLELKHIVEGIVKRPPDEHLLIKNNQLPDEMKTLWDCDYTSQVAKSQAPTTVGQAFRTDNAFESLHIEPFSHPPLL; from the coding sequence ATGGATGTGTTTCTCATAATCCAGCACAAGAAGACCACCATCTTCGCTGAGGGCAAGGAGTTGAGCATGGTCTTGGAGCTCAAGCACATTGTTGAGGGCATTGTGAAGAGGCCTCCTGATGAGCACCTGTTGATCAAGAACAACCAGCTCCCTGATGAGATGAAGACTCTGTGGGACTGTGACTACACTAGCCAGGTAGCAAAGTCACAGGCCCCAACCACAGTGGGCCAGGCCTTCAGAACAGACAATGCTTTTGAAAGCCTGCATATAGAACCCTTTTCTCATCCTCCACTACTTTGA